The following are from one region of the Nicotiana tomentosiformis chromosome 7, ASM39032v3, whole genome shotgun sequence genome:
- the LOC104096002 gene encoding cyprosin-like — protein MGTRYGACLSALCLLLLLSPMVFSVSNDGLIRVGIKKRKLDQINQAFGGIDSNGANSARTYHLGGNIGDSDTDIIALKNYLDAQYFGEICIGSPPQKFTVIFDTGSSNLWVPSARCYFSLACYLHPKYKSSHSSTYKKNGTSAAIRYGTGSISGYFSNDNVKVGDLIVKDQDFIEATREPGITFLAAKFDGILGLGFQEISVGKSVPVWYNMVNQGLVKKPVFSFWFNRNAQEEEGGELVFGGVDPNHFKGKHTYVPVTHKGYWQFDMGDVLVGGETTGFCSGGCSAIADSGTSLLAGPTTIITQINHAIGASGVVSQECKSLVTEYGKTILDLLESKAAPQKICSQIGLCSSDGSRDVSMIIESVVDKHNGASNGLGDEMCRVCEMAVIWMQNQMRRNETADSIYDYVNQLCDRLPSPMGESAVDCSSLASMPNVSFTVGNQTFGLTPQQYVLQVGEGPVAQCISGFTALDVPPPRGPLWILGDVFMGRYHTVFDYGNSRVGFAEAA, from the exons ATGGGTACTAGATATGGAGCCTGTTTAAGTGCACTATGCTTGTTGCTTCTTTTATCCCCTATGGTGTTTTCGGTATCAAATGATGGACTGATCAGAGTTGGAATTAAAAAGAGGAAGTTGGATCAGATCAACCAGGCTTTTGGGGGTATTGATTCTAATGGAGCAAATTCTGCAAGAACTTATCATCTTGGCGGAAATATAGGAGACTCAGACACTGATATTATTGCACTAAAGAACTACTTGGATGCTCAGtattttggtgaaatttgcaTTGGGTCACCACCTCAAAAGTTCACTGTGATCTTTGATACCGGAAGTTCTAATCTTTGGGTGCCCTCTGCAAGATGTTACTTTTCA CTTGCTTGTTATTTGCACCCCAAGTACAAGTCCAGTCATTCCAGCACCTACAAAAAGAATG GCACATCTGCTGCAATTCGCTATGGAACTGGATCTATTTCTGGATACTTTAGCAACGACAATGTGAAAGTTGGTGATCTTATTGTCAAAGATCAG GACTTTATCGAGGCAACTCGAGAACCAGGCATCACCTTTTTGGCAGCCAAGTTTGATGGTATTCTTGGTCTTGGATTTCAAGAGATATCCGTGGGGAAATCCGTCCCCGTCTG GTACAATATGGTAAATCAAGGTCTTGTTAAGAAACCTGTATTCTCATTCTGGTTCAATCGGAATGCTCAAGAGGAAGAAGGGGGTGAACTTGTTTTCGGTGGAGTTGATCCCAACCATTTCAAGGGTAAACATACATATGTTCCTGTAACTCACAAAGGCTACTGGCAG TTTGATATGGGTGACGTGCTTGTCGGCGGTGAAACAACTG GGTTTTGTTCTGGTGGTTGTTCAGCAATTGCAGATTCTGGAACATCCTTATTGGCAGGACCAACA ACCATTATTACTCAAATTAATCATGCGATTGGAGCTTCAGGAGTCGTCAGCCAGGAGTGCAAGTCATTAGTTACTGAATATGGAAAAACCATATTGGATCTACTAGAATCAAAG GCAGCGCCTCAAAAGATCTGCTCACAAATCGGTCTATGCTCTTCTGATGGTAGTCGGGATGTTAG CATGATCATTGAGAGTGTGGTGGACAAACACAATGGGGCTTCAAATGGCTTGGGTGATGAGATGTGCAGGGTTTGTGAGATGGCTGTGATATGGATGCAAAACCAAATGAGACGAAATGAAACTGCAGATAGCATCTACGACTATGTTAATCAG CTGTGTGACCGATTGCCCAGTCCAATGGGAGAATCTGCAGTTGACTGCAGCAGCCTTGCTTCCATGCCTAATGTTTCCTTTACCGTTGGTAATCAAACATTTGGCCTGACGCCACAGCAG TATGTCCTTCAAGTTGGTGAGGGACCTGTTGCACAGTGCATCAGTGGATTTACAGCTTTAGACGTGCCTCCTCCTCGTGGACCCCTTTG GATCTTGGGAGATGTTTTCATGGGTCGCTACCACACAGTGTTTGACTATGGCAATTCGAGAGTTGGTTTTGCTGAAGCTGCTTGA